Below is a window of Cytophaga hutchinsonii ATCC 33406 DNA.
AAATTTATTAGGAAATCTTCAGTATTTTTGAAAAAATATCTGAAGAATGAAAAATAAGTGTGTGTTTCTGGACCGCGATGGAGTGATCAATGTTGATAATGTAAATTATACCTACAAAGTTGAGGAATTTAAAATCATTGATGGTGTTATTCCTGCGTTAAAAATGTTAAAAGAAGCAGGTTATTTACTGATCATCATCACCAACCAATCCGGTATTGCGAAAGGTATTTACCAGCACGAAGATGTATATAAGTGCCACGATTACTTTGATCGTGAATCCGGTAATTTAATTGATGAATATTTTTATTCTCCTTATCACCAGTCAACATCTGAATCCTTATCACGCAAGCCAGGCTCATTGATGTTTGAAAAGGCAATTGCTAAATATGATATTGATATTGCACAATCGTGGATGGTTGGAGACAGAGAGCGCGATATACTTCCGGCTAATAAATTAAACATCCCAACCATTCTGATCGAAGAATTCCCGAATACAGAAACAAGTGCAAAGTATAAAGTGGATTCGTTGTATGAAGCAGCGGAACTGATTTTGAAGAAAGTGTAAAGCGTAATGCGGCACGCTTAAAGCCGAAGGCAAAAAGGACAGCTGCAGCAGCTGTCCTTTTTTAATGTGTGTGATTTTTTGCTACAAGGAACTAAAAGCTTTCCGCCTTCAGCATTAAGCTTTGTAGCCCAATATTTTCAGCATGCTTTCTTTTGTCTGCTCCGGTGCAAACAAGTTATAGCTGAAATTACCATCCGCATCTTTATCAATTAAAATATGTTTCGGTGCCGGTACCAGGCAATGCTGTATACCACCGTATCCGCCAAGTGATTCCTGATAAGCACCGGTATGGAAGAAACCAATGTATGTAGGTTCTTTCTCATCCAGTTCCGGCATGAACACCAGGTTCTGGTGTGCTTCTGAATTGTAATAATCCATGCTGTCGCAGGTAATACCGCCAAGCTTAACTTTTTTATATGGTTTATCCCAGCCGTTCACTGCCAGTAATAAATACTTCTGGCTTAAGCCCCATACATCCGGAAGCGTAGTAATGAATGAACTGTCAATCATATACCATTCTTCTTTATCGTTCTGAAGTTTGCTTCCTAAAACGGAGTATACCGCAGCGCCGCTTTCTCCCACGGTAAAGCTGCCGAATTCTGTGAAAATATTCGGTGTTGGTACACCTTCTTCATCACACACCTTCTTGATTGTTTTTACAATCTGGTCTGCCATATATTTATAGTCGTATTCGAAATGCACAGATGTTTTGATCGGCCAGCCGCCACCAATATCAATGCTGTCCATATCCGGATTAATCTTTTTCATCGTACAGTACATGTGTACAAAACGGCTCAACTCACTCCAGTAGTACGTGGTATCTTTAATACCCGTATTAATAAAGAAGTGCAGCATTTTCAATTTGAACTTCGGATTCGGCTCAATTTTTTCTTTGTAGAACTGAACCACATCGTTGTATCTGAAACCCAGGCGTGACGTATAGAATTCAAACTTCGGCTCTTCATCCGTTGCCAGACGGATACCTAAATTACAACTTGTTTCAATACCTTTTTCATAAGCTGTAATTTCATCCAGGTTGTCTAAAATAGGTGTGCAGTTAAAGCCTTCGTTTATCAGATCACAGATGTAGTCTGTGTATTCCGGGCGCTTATATCCATTGCAGATCACATTGGTTGCTTTCGTAATTTTATTGTTCTCGAATAAAATACGAACAATCGGAATATCGTAAGCAGAAGAGGTTTCAATATGTATGTCATTCTTCAATGCTTCGTTCAATACAAAACTGAAATGCGAAGATTTGGTACAGTAGCAATATGTATACGTTCCCGAATAATTATTATTCGTAATGGCTTCGCCGAACCATTGTTTTGCTTTTTGGATCTGTGAACTGATCTTAGGCAGGTAACTTAATTTCAATGGCGTTCCGTATTTATTGATAACATCCATCAATGGGAATCCATTAAAATGCAATTCATTGTTTACCAGTTTAAACTCTTCTGTCGGGAAGTAAAACGTTTGGTCGATCAGGTCAAAATACTTATCCATCTACTGCGGTTATAATTACGAATTGACTGCAATAATCACATAAAAAAAAATACTA
It encodes the following:
- a CDS encoding decarboxylase produces the protein MDKYFDLIDQTFYFPTEEFKLVNNELHFNGFPLMDVINKYGTPLKLSYLPKISSQIQKAKQWFGEAITNNNYSGTYTYCYCTKSSHFSFVLNEALKNDIHIETSSAYDIPIVRILFENNKITKATNVICNGYKRPEYTDYICDLINEGFNCTPILDNLDEITAYEKGIETSCNLGIRLATDEEPKFEFYTSRLGFRYNDVVQFYKEKIEPNPKFKLKMLHFFINTGIKDTTYYWSELSRFVHMYCTMKKINPDMDSIDIGGGWPIKTSVHFEYDYKYMADQIVKTIKKVCDEEGVPTPNIFTEFGSFTVGESGAAVYSVLGSKLQNDKEEWYMIDSSFITTLPDVWGLSQKYLLLAVNGWDKPYKKVKLGGITCDSMDYYNSEAHQNLVFMPELDEKEPTYIGFFHTGAYQESLGGYGGIQHCLVPAPKHILIDKDADGNFSYNLFAPEQTKESMLKILGYKA
- a CDS encoding D-glycero-alpha-D-manno-heptose-1,7-bisphosphate 7-phosphatase, with product MKNKCVFLDRDGVINVDNVNYTYKVEEFKIIDGVIPALKMLKEAGYLLIIITNQSGIAKGIYQHEDVYKCHDYFDRESGNLIDEYFYSPYHQSTSESLSRKPGSLMFEKAIAKYDIDIAQSWMVGDRERDILPANKLNIPTILIEEFPNTETSAKYKVDSLYEAAELILKKV